The segment AGGAAGCTTAAAAACTGGGAAAAATAATTTGATAACAGATGTGTTAGGAGTAAAAGTTGGAAATTTAACGTTGAAAATGGGAGATATAAACACAGGAGTAACAGCTATAGTACCTCATGATGAAAACATTTTTAAAGATAAGCTTATAGCAGCTAGTCACGTAATAAATGGCTTTGGTAAAAGTGTAGGGACAATTCAAATAGAGGAGCTTGGTACTCTAGAAACTCCTATATTGCTTACAAATACTTTAAATGTAGGTAAGGTAAGTGATGCTTTAATTGAGTATATGTTAAGAAAGAATGAAGATATAGGAATCACAACGGGAACGGTTAATCCTGTGGTGTTTGAATGTAATGACGGATATTTAAATAGAATAAGAGAAAGAAAAATAGGTTTTAAAGAGGTTGAAAATTGCATAAAAAATGCTAAAAGTATATTTGAAGAAGGAGCAGTAGGTGCAGGAACAGGTATGAGTTTGTATGGCTTTAAGGGTGGTATTGGGTCTTCGTCAAGAGTAATTGAGCTAAATGAAAAAGAGTATAATTTAGGAACATTAGTATTAACTAATTTTGGCTTACAAAAGGATTTGGTTATAAATGGAATCAACATAGGAAGGGATATTTCTAAGGATAAATTAGAGGAAAGTTTGGATAAAGGTTCTTGCATAATTATTATAGCTACTGATATTCCTATGAGTTATAGGCAGTTAAAGAGGATTAGCAAAAGGGCATCAGTTGGAATGGCAAGAACAGGATCTTATATTGGTAACGGAAGTGGAGAAATAGTAATAGCTTTTAGTACCGCAAACAAAATAAGACATTATGAAAAAGAGGATTTTTTAAACATTAAAATTATTAATGAAAATAAAATAGATAGGGTTTTTAGAGCTGTAGCGGAATCAGTAGAGGAGTCAATTTTAAATGCACTTGTAAGGGCGGAAACACTTGTTGGTAGAGATGGCAATATTAGATATGGTTTTATAGAAACTTTAAATAGTTTAAATTTAAATATTAAAAGTGAATAAAAAGATATAAAACAGAATTCCATTTTTAAAAAATAAAATAGAAATTCTGTTTTATATAAAAAAAGAGTTTATATAAAGAAATTAATTTAATTTGTTCATGATATTTAAATTCAGTATGAAATTGTAAAGTCCACTATGTCTTTGAGCATCTTGTAAGATTTCAAATATAACATTTGTATAGCTTTCATTGTAAAGGCTTTGTATAACCAAGGAGTACATTTGCGTAAATAGTTTAATGTTTTCCTCATTATCTAAAAAGGCTGCTTTTAGGTTTTCTAGATAATCTTCCGAAGCTATAAATAAAATATTCTCTTTAGGTATTTCTTTCCCCGCAAAATAGGTGTAAAAATTTTGCATAAATTTTTGGTGCTTGTCTAAATCTTTTCTGATAGAAGCTAAAATAGTTATTTCTTCTTTGGTTTTGGCGGTTTTAATTAAGTAAGAGTTTAGTTTTTGGTGATATTTTTCTTTTTTGAATATAAGAGGGCTAGATTTACCGCATCAACTAGTGAATTAAGCTGTACATTGTAAATAGGTGGCATGGGTTCACACATTGTATTTCACCTCCAAAGAGTAACAGGGTAGTGCCCATTAAAGACTAAATTAAATTTGTTTAATTATAAATTTAATAGGAAAGAGTATATAATATATTATGAGTGTAATAGGAATTTGTTAAAATAAATATAATATATTTATTATTATGTGAATTATATGATAAAATCTATTTATAATATAAAAATGTTAAGGGGTGTTTTAAATGATAACTGAAAATACAAATGATTTGTCCATGGAAGATATGATGGCTCAAGTAGATGCTTCTATGAAAAGAATTCACAAAGGAGATATTATAAAGGGAAGAATAATATCTGTTTCAGATAATGAGATAATGGTTAATATAGGATATATAACTGATGGTATAGTTTCAAAAAATGAAGTGGATGAAGATGTAGATTTATTAGAGAAATTTAAGGAAGGCCAAGAATTATTAGTATATGTTTTAGATATAAACGATGGTGAAGGAAATGTGGTTTTATCTAAAAAAAGAGCAGATAAAGTTAAACTTTGGGATGATGTTGAAAAAATCTATAGCTCTTTTGAAGAAGTGATGGTTACTGTAAGTGAAGTAGTTAAAGGTGGGGTTGTGGCTAAGCTTAATGGGTTAAGAGCATTTATACCTGCATCACAAATTTCAGCACACTATGTTAAAGATTTAAATGTTTTTCTTGGTAAAAATCTTAAAGCAAAGATAATAGAATTTGATAAGAGTAAAGGTAAAATAGTTTTATCTTCAAAAGAAATAGAA is part of the Haloimpatiens sp. FM7315 genome and harbors:
- a CDS encoding P1 family peptidase; its protein translation is MKKRIRDYGVKIGSLKTGKNNLITDVLGVKVGNLTLKMGDINTGVTAIVPHDENIFKDKLIAASHVINGFGKSVGTIQIEELGTLETPILLTNTLNVGKVSDALIEYMLRKNEDIGITTGTVNPVVFECNDGYLNRIRERKIGFKEVENCIKNAKSIFEEGAVGAGTGMSLYGFKGGIGSSSRVIELNEKEYNLGTLVLTNFGLQKDLVINGINIGRDISKDKLEESLDKGSCIIIIATDIPMSYRQLKRISKRASVGMARTGSYIGNGSGEIVIAFSTANKIRHYEKEDFLNIKIINENKIDRVFRAVAESVEESILNALVRAETLVGRDGNIRYGFIETLNSLNLNIKSE